Within Vicia villosa cultivar HV-30 ecotype Madison, WI linkage group LG1, Vvil1.0, whole genome shotgun sequence, the genomic segment TAAGAAAACGtggttataaataaatatttatgttttaatttcTTTAATCAAATTGATTAATTAAAGGATTTAGTTAAtgagtattttttaaattatgataattataataaaattacattattttattttaattaattaattaactaaaaataaatagGAGAGAGACGTTGGAGAGAAAAGTTAATTAGTGGGTTagtgtgtttttttatttatttattatttatttaattaaattattatttattaattagtttACTTATTAACCaccttgataaattaattatttatagaataacattaatttaaaaaatgaagattAAAATGTACACAATTTCTTCTCACATTTAAATTGCTTTGCATAGTAAATGGTAAATATGTGTTCCAGTGCTGCACATTAAGTTTGGGAGGAGGTGTtgctattaattaaaatatttagttCACATTGTCAAACATAAACTATATTGTAAATAATATATCATGAACAAACCcactatataattaaataatttcgtTGAAATTGAATAAACACAACCATAATTTAAAAGCAATTAAACTATACATAAAGGGAGAAACATAATAGTGATAATTCAAAAGCAATTAAACTATGCATAAAGTGATAAACATAATAGTGAAATCAAATtcatcaaaaatgtattttacaatacaaaataaacctAGCAAATAAAATAAAGGTTGGGGGAGGCAGGAGAGAAAAATAGGTTTTGGTGTGTTCTTTGTAACCGATTACCATAAAGGACTGTTCCTTCAAATTTCAATTGTTCCAAATCTTCAAATTTCAATTGCCCTTAAGTAAATAAGTAATGAGAATGAAATGAATTAATAAGATGAGAGAATTTTGGTGGCTATACATTAAGTAATTAAGCAATGAAAATGGGGAGAATTAATAAGATGAAAGAATTTTGGTGGCTACAATTATCTATGGAAGTTGTATATATATAGTTGAAACTTAGTGGAGTTAGTGGAATTAGATAAGAATAAGAAAACGTGTAATTAGTAGTTTTATATATAGTTGTGAGTTAGTGGGGTTAAAAAAACCAcctttaaaacaaataaattataaaatcacaTATATTAATTAGTGGGTGaatgagtttttttaattaattaattttttatttatttaatttattattatgtattaattaatttgtttattttatttaatttatttttttatttattatagattTTTTGGTGGGAAGTTTTGGTGGGAAGAActtctaggattataatttagtatgatatcacaaataaataaatgcaaaaggGATCTGAAATCTATTGCATCCAACACTTTATCTTCCCCGACATTTCAATAAAACGAGGATCCAACATCTGATCTTCACCAACAGTGATGACGatgaatcaaattaaaaaaattattatatatatttacataaatattctatgtaaacaattaatttattaatattatgtagTTTGTAgcgagtttaaaaaaaatatcaatcttACCCCTCAGTGTTATTGATAAACCGAGAGGTATGAtgcgctagttttgaaaatattaaaagtgcaGAAGTTGGGTTACGAACCCATGTGCATAAACATTTTCTCCTCGGTATTTTAAAAGCGAGGGATAAAATTGATACTTTTAATGACACCTTTCGTTATCTCGCTTCTGCATGTAGTCAAAATTAAATGCATTTTCTGTTCGAGGTAAAACATGTTATTTGCAGCAATGTCAATTAAACGGTAGTCCGCAGAGTACGCCACATCCCTCGCAGATGGTTTTAACCCCCCCACTATATAAGAGAGAAATGACAACATTCTCAAGTATTCAATTTCATCATCATTTTAACATCAAATTTCATTCTCTAATTGATTTGAGCGCTAAAGTGCTAACATTAATGATCAACGCTCTCTCTCCGTCGTATCGTAAGCTTAATCTATCGTGCCAAGATTTAATTTCACTGTTCATCGAACAATTCTATCGCAAGGAAGatgtataattaaaaatactttgaGGTAGAAAACAAGAGGAATTCTTGCATGGAAACAACCATAAATctacattcttttttttttctataagCAAGGAATAGATATAAGGGAGAACTAGGGGTTCTCCAACCCGAGTACAAAATCGACCCAAAGCCGACAAAAAGCAATATTACAACCAATTACAATTACTTCAAATAAGACCAAGGGTCTTTATAGAAATCGTAAAAGCTACAATTGGAATATGTAATATTGCCAAAAGTTGACCATCTCCAAGCCAAAAACTTGATGCTCCACACCATGTTATTTATGTTCCACACTTCATTCCTAAAACAAAAAGCATTCCTAGTCAACCATATAATCCAAGTGGTggctaaccaaaacacccccaatttgccGCTTTTAACCTTATTCACACGGCTCAACGAGTGCCATTCCAAGAAAAACGGGATGCACTCTTCCTCCGACCAACCCAAAAAACCCACCCACATAGCAATTTCTTTCCACACCAACTTAATCACAAAACATTTAGAAAACAAATGATCCGCCTCTTCGACATGAGAATTACAAAAAATGCACATAGAATTAGCATGATTCAAATTAATACCTCTATACATCAATACATCTTTTGTTGGTAACCTATTCAAAAaaagtctccaaccaaaagccttaATCTTAAAAGGAATGTCCGCTTTCCAAATCAAGTTGAAAGCTACATCGCCCTTGGCCGGTGGGCCAAAAGGAATACGCCTAGAAGAATAAAAGCAATAACAAGATGAAACCGAATAACCGCTATTCAAGTCCAACAACCACTCCACCTCATCCTTCGCATCATTCAAACTACCGAAATTCTCTAAAAGATCCTTCAACAccgaaagagaaaaaaaaatccgCATCCCTTCCGACCACCGATATACCAAGATCTCCCCACTTCCACACCCCCTCTAGCCACCCTCCCATAACCGCAACCGACACCTTTTTTAAAGAAGACGCCAAAAAAAGATCcagaaaaaaaatcttttaataaACCATTATTCCACCAACGAGATTCCCAAAAAGGGGTATTAAAACCATTACCAACCTTAAACTTACAATACTCAACAATGGGATCACAATGCAACGGATTAGAAGAAACACTAACCTTTGAAATATCTCTccaccaaaaagaagaagaagcatgATTGGAAATGTCTCCATCGCAAAATAATTGCAAACACAAATCGCCTTACCGAGCCTTTAACACCTCTAACCACATAGACTTATTACCTTGAGCAATCCTCCATCTCCACTTGTTCAAGAGAGCCAAATTAAAGTCGCCTATATTTTTTATTCCCAAACCGCCTTTTTCTTGAGGACGGGTCACTCCTTTCCAACCGACCCAATGAATTTTCTTCTTTTCCTCCTCTCCTCCCCACAAAAAATTGCTTTGAATAGTTGTTACAACTTTAGCCACTTTTGTCGGCATCTTAtaaaaagacatagtgaaaatTGCTAAAGAACTCAAAATAGACTTCAAAAGAGTAATCCTACCTCCTAGATTAAGCAATCTATTCTTCCAACCCGCTAgtctctttttcattttctcaCTAAAGGTGACCAAGTCGCTTCCTTCCTAGGATTGCTCCCAATCGGAAtaccaagaaaaagaaaattactaCTTTCAATCTTACAAGAAAGATAGTAAGCCGCGGCATCCAAAAAAAGAGGAGACACATTAATACCTATTAACTTGCTTTTGTGAAAATTTATACCGAGACCCGAAACTAGTTCGAATGATCTCAACACAATCTTTAACGCCTTGACATGTTTCCAAGACCCCTTTCCAACCAACAaagtgtcgtccgcaaattgaagaatatccaccCCACATCTTCTATTAATTTCAAAATTCTCAAATTCACCTATCTCACTAGATTTTCTCACTAGTCTTGCAAGAGCCTCCGctaccaaaacaaaaagaaaaggagataaaGGGTTGCCTTGTCTTAAACCTTTTTTAACACCAAATTCCTTTGTTGGGCTACCATTAACCATAACCGACATGTTGTTCTACATTCTTaagaacaaccaataagaagtgagaaaaattttaatttatctaatttataatttttttttatttaaattcatggggtggttgtgatTATGAAAGAGAGATaatcttatatttattttttaattaattaaaattttatgattGGTTGTGCATAAGAGAATTCCTTATATCTGTGTTCACCTAAGAATTTTCCAGAAAATAAATAATCCAAATTCATATATTTATGTGTCTAAATTATTATTGTATCGTTTTTCTAATACAAGAAAGTAATTGAAAGATTTTTTAAATAAGCGTGCAGCTCAAGTAAAATACTTTAAAAGGGATTCACCAGCTACCTAATTTTGGCATGAATCCTATTTCGCAAATAAATTATTTGCATGATTAACGTACAAGCCTTCACCTAATAAACAAACATCTTgcgaaaaacatatatatattatattaacaattattataagaaatattcGGAATTGAAACAAATGAAACAAACAGGTACAGACGTAGGAAAGTGGCCTTACCATATACACTCATATAACATTATGCTTTCATCATTTCTTGCTGATTATTTCAAGGCCAATGGTCGGCCAAACTATTGCCTTTCTTTCTACACTCTTAGAGTAGTAATATTTATGCGCATTTTTAGTTACTTTTTATGCACATAAATGTTCATATAAATACATGCAACGTTCTTACCTTTAGGACTCAGATTGAAGCATAAGTTTCTTTGTGTGAGATTCTCACACAATATAAGGATCATAAAATGACATCATTTGCATATAACTATGGTTCAGtctttttctttgttctcttTTCTCTTGCAATGCTTGACATGCACGTAGCTAATGAGGTTAAGGCTGTGCCAACATTGTTCATATTTGGTGACTCAACTTTTGATGTTGGAACCAATAATTTTATCAACACTACTGCAAAAGCCAATGTCCCTTTTTATGGGGTCGATTTTCCTTTTTCGATTCCAACCGGAAGGTTCAGCAATGGCCTTAACACCGCTGATCAAATCGGTAAACACATTAATTTCATGCCGCACacatgtattttttaatttgaaaaagaaataataataatcactACTTATTCACACACTCTGTACGCATATTTATATGGTTTTGTTGATTTAATAGttcatttattatttcttttttttggaaattagcAAAACAATTTGGTTATCAAAAGAGTCCACCACCATTTTTGGCTTTGCATAAATTTCAATATAGTTCCAACCTCAACATTTTGAGGGGTGCAAATTTTGCTTCTGCTGGATCTGGAATTCTTAGGCAAACAGGACACAAACAATGGGTAATTTTTCATATCACTTACATCTAATAGCACAATTTAGGCATTATTTTTGCACTTATACTTTTAAAAAAGTCGTGTCTGGTGTCCGACACGTGTCAATACACTGTCACACTGACACCCATGTagggtttaacaaaacaattaaattaaatgtgaatCTCCTATTTGCAGCAAGAAGTGGTTTTCCTTGAAAAACAAGTTGAACAATTTGCAGTGGCCCGTGAAAGTATAAACAAACTATTGGGTGAATCAAAAGCTTCTAAATTTGTTTCAAAGGCTGTGTTCCTTATTAGTACCGGAAGCAACGACCTCTTCGATTTTGCAAGTAACAAAAGTGACATTCATGTTGGCGTGGAGGAATATTTCTCTATTTTACAACTCAACTATTTCTCTCAAATAAGGGTACATCACATAATTTTTATCACAAATTTTCATTATTCAATGTAAAAAATTCATGATTTTGACTATTCAACTATATGTGATCATTGCAGACTCTATATGAATTAGGAGGCAGAAAGTTTGGTATTCTTAGTGTTCCACCTATAGGGTGTTGTCCTGCAGTAACCTCTTCCAATGGAGGCAACTGTGTGAAGCCATTGAATGATTTTGCTATTGCATTCTACAAAGCAACTCAAGCTGTTTTGCAAAAATTGAGTTTTGAGTATGAAGATTTTGAGTACTCTCTTGCCAACACTTTTGCAATGACCACAGCCTTATTGAACACTCCATCTACCTTTGGTAAGCATATACTCTgtctggtcctatttataagaaaaaattgactttttagattcattgaataattaatgtatcttgtTCATAATACActtcaaataaattaattattgaatgaataaaaaaagtaaattttctcttataaatatgACCTGAGATAGAATTATATAATACTATAATACtacaattaaatttttaaattttggttTAATTATTTATTGATCTTTTGTTTAACATATATATTATAGGGTTGAATGAAATAAAATCAGCATGTTGTGGAATTGGAAAGTTCAATGGAGAGGGTCCATGTGTGAAAGGCTATAATGCAAGTCTTTGCCCTAATCGTGATGATTTTTTGTTTTGGGATTGGTTTCATCCAACTGAGAAAGCTTCTGGGTTGGCAGCTCAGACTCTATTTGCTGGAGGGAAAGAGTTTGTGGTACCAAAAAATTTTAGTCAGCTAATTTGTTGATTTAAGTGGATGTTTAAGAGATGATTAATAATATCTAATTACTTAAAATAAGAGGAAAATAAACCTGGAATATTTTGTTATGTATCTTGATGAGAGTTATTATCATGCATAAAGTGAAATGCAGATTGATGAGATAAAAATGTCTCAATTTGTTTGGATGTAATCACAATATAAGATTTATCATTGTATtcctatttatatatttttaattttattttctatgtgAAAGAAAAATATGCCCTTTGGGATTTAAGATTTGATTAGATTGatataattttttcaaattatatatatttgcAAATAATCTAATAAACAAAATAAGGACATTATAAAGTTTTTTCCTTTGAGATATATTGTATTTGACAATCCCTTATAATATGATAGTTTTTGGCATGAGAAGAATGATGAGTACATTTTCTTAATCAACTTGTCCTTCTCTGACCCCATCATCATACAAACAGTGAGAAAGAATTATATAGCAAAAAACCGGCCAAACTATTTTTTGAGTAAGTGTGTGCATGGATCAATAATcaaaccaaattgaaccatatatatggtttggtttggatcttaaaactattttattaaaaccggtttatttttttaaaactgattTACATATGGTTTGGTTTAGTTCTAAACCGGTTTTTCACAAAAACCAGTTTTAACAAAAAAACCGATTTTAAACCGGTTCTCTCAAAAccagttttattttcttttaaaaaaaccagttttataaaaaaaccagtttaaaatcagtttttaaaaataaccagtttaaaaaccaattttatatcatttttgaatagcATTAAAACTAAACATAAAAAGACCATGATTAGAAGATAAAATTAATCCTAGTTGAAAACATAAATACCATTCAAATTAGATAATTTATCAATTCACAGAATCACAGTATTATTTGCAATACACAATAATTTAAAGCTAACAAAAATGTGTTGACCGAAAGAACAACTTCATGCATGACTAGCTAGTGATAACTAATTATAGTCTATGATGTTATGAGTTACTTTGGAACCTATTTCACTGTGATCAATGATACTAATTGTCATGTTAAAAACTTTCTTGAACGGCCGGCAAATTACAAAACAGTCATTAATAACTTTTTCTACTTGTTTTAATCCAACTTTTTTTGATGCCTACAACAGGGCATCATCACATTGAAACTACTACTATAACATATTTTGCTGAGAAAGAAGGGTATGGATATAATATTAGCTGATTAGATTAGATAACATTGAAACTACTATAACTTTTGTGTTTTATTTGAACTATATATGTGTGACGGATATTCAGATAAGGGTACGATTCAGCCAACAATTTAAAAGCAGATCCTCTACTAACAGTAAAAACAAGGCCATATTCATTCTCAGGGATATTCAGATAGTCCATAATTCTAGCCTTTATATCATACTCAACCATTCCTTTTTCAGcgaaagagaagagagagttgAGCTAAAGAGAAAAGAGTTGAGAGTCTCAAATTGGGTACCCGATAAGCTGATCCAAATTGATTTTTGGTTTAcgattttttttggttttgataAATGGGCCACCGGTTCTAAATTTTACTTTGGGCTGGGTTTATAAATATGGTTTAATTTGGATATAGATTTGGTTTATGGTTACTggtttttttgcacacccctattTATAAGTAAATGAATTATGGCATAATCGAAATGAGAGATAGTATATAGACACATTTTTTTTGTTGCCTATCCTAgtgaacacaaaaaaaaaaaaaaaaaaaaaatataaacaatttgAAAACGCTTCCATTCATAACCAAACACAGACACAGACACAAAAGATCTTCAAGCTTGAGGCTACCTTTACCtaatcatatttattatttagaaAAGGCTTTCTTAATAGACGGAACATTGATGTCGAATATGGAAATAAATGATAACACTCAAACCATTTACTCAAATATCAGAAATGATAAATCAGAAAAAAAGAGCAACTTGTAACTCCTCCCATCAATAATTTATGGCCAACAAAATCGTGAGAAGAAACTCCCACGAGGAGGAGGGACTCATCGCTTTCTCATCTGACATAGGAAATCAAACCCCACCTCCAACGCCCGAAACACTCTCCACCCTCCCCTGAACGATAAGCCTCAAGCACTAATAGAGGCACACGTAGATCCACTCAAGGAAGGAGGAAAAAAAGCACACCCCGACCCGTTTTTAGGAggcactactataaataatatatattatgacGGCGTTTTCACCACGGTCATCAAACAGACTGTCGTGGCACCTTAAAAATCAGGCGCctccatttttgtttttaaattgaaaaCAATTTACATTTTATCATGGTTGAAATTCTCAATCGTGAAAAAATCTTGTAATAGTCATTTGTTCGAATCTCAACACCAACAAAtttgtgatttatttaatattattgttgcttatttcattttatttttaaactaaaaacAAACCATGGCGAAATATTAGGCTTTGTTCTATTTTTTTTGGGTCATCTAGCCTAATGGTTGGAATTCACCCTTTACAGGTGAACAACTGGGATGTCGTGAGTTCGAACTCGTGTCTCTGCATCTGATGTGCATACACAGATACCAAATGAGCTAGcttaacaaaactattttttactttttaaattattaaaaaattgacgctttgctcaaaataaaataaataaatatgatttcACCACATTTGAACTTTCTCACCGTGGTGAAATAGTTTACTCTTATTCAAGAAATAAAGTTTAGTTTTTCATGTTTCTTCAGTTTTCCTTTTCCTTACAAAAGCCACATTCAACGCTTACTAAAACCACATTGAGCCCTAACAAGTTTATCATCTCCATTAATGACGAGAGCCCTATACACATATCATCTCCAACTCGTTCACCTTCATATCATCTTCGTTTCTTCACCATCATATCTTCTCCAACTAGTTCTTCAATAAACAAGGTTGAACTCCATCAATATCTTTCCAACTTGTACAAAGCAAGGAAATACGAAGAAAAAACTCAAAGGGAAAACTCAAACGATACTTGCAAGAAAGAAAGATGAAACTCATACGATATTTAATTCTTTGACTTCTTTATCATGTTTCCGATATGTAAAATATCTCCATGCATGTAACAGTAATGTTATTGAGATATGTTAAGTttaatgttcttgttgttgttgttgatgatgtttagtGATAAAACTCTAAAggtttatttgttgttgttgttgttcagatTGTTATTGAATATTTTATCTTAGTTATTTTGTTGATATAAGTGAtatgtttattgttgttgtttttattgagATATTGAAGGTTGTGTTATTGAGATATTGAACTTTTGTTGTTATTGAGATATTGAaaatttaatgttgttgttgttgttattgagttaTTGAAGGATTTTTGTTATTGAGATATTAAagatttattgttgttgttactaTTGAGTTATTTAAGGTTTAATGAAGGTTTTTAGTGTTGTTGTTGCGTTGAATGTATGATACTTGAGTTCAAGTATGATATTTGATCTGATCTTAACACTACTATTTGGTATGGTATTTGTAGTTATTGTTAAGAGGCTAAACTCTAAAAACGTAATGTGTTATTGTTGTTTTGAACATAGATGAACCATTCATCCAGTGCCACTCATACATATGAGTGTTATTCTACTGagaataacagaaaaataaaaattataggtGCCACAATGATGACTAAATTAACAAAAGTCTGTAACACATGTGTTTAGTTGTCGATCAAGTTTGATCATAAAACTTGGATTTGTTATGATATGAATACTTCCCTTTTTAGGAGTTATCTGGCGTTCATTGAACGTAGCAAA encodes:
- the LOC131644997 gene encoding uncharacterized protein LOC131644997, coding for MSVMVNGSPTKEFGVKKGLRQGNPLSPFLFVLVAEALARLVRKSSEIGEFENFEINRRCGVDILQFADDTLLVGKGSWKHVKALKIVLRSFELVSGLGINFHKSKLIGINVSPLFLDAAAYYLSCKIESSNFLFLGIPIGSNPRKEATWSPLMPTKVAKVVTTIQSNFLWGGEEEKKKIHWVGWKGVTRPQEKGGLGIKNIGDFNLALLNKWRWRIAQGNKSMWLEVSVAVMGGWLEGVWKWGDLGISVVGRDADFFFSFGVEGSFREFRRIPFGPPAKGDVAFNLIWKADIPFKIKAFGWRLFLNRLPTKDVLMYRGINLNHANSMCIFCNSHVEEADHLFSKCFVIKLVWKEIAMWVGFLGWSEEECIPFFLEWHSLSRVNKVKSGKLGVFWLATTWIIWLTRNAFCFRNEVWNINNMVWSIKFLAWRWSTFGNITYSNCSFYDFYKDPWSYLK
- the LOC131608911 gene encoding GDSL esterase/lipase At4g28780-like; this translates as MTSFAYNYGSVFFFVLFSLAMLDMHVANEVKAVPTLFIFGDSTFDVGTNNFINTTAKANVPFYGVDFPFSIPTGRFSNGLNTADQIAKQFGYQKSPPPFLALHKFQYSSNLNILRGANFASAGSGILRQTGHKQWQEVVFLEKQVEQFAVARESINKLLGESKASKFVSKAVFLISTGSNDLFDFASNKSDIHVGVEEYFSILQLNYFSQIRTLYELGGRKFGILSVPPIGCCPAVTSSNGGNCVKPLNDFAIAFYKATQAVLQKLSFEYEDFEYSLANTFAMTTALLNTPSTFGLNEIKSACCGIGKFNGEGPCVKGYNASLCPNRDDFLFWDWFHPTEKASGLAAQTLFAGGKEFVVPKNFSQLIC